In Erigeron canadensis isolate Cc75 chromosome 1, C_canadensis_v1, whole genome shotgun sequence, a single window of DNA contains:
- the LOC122585829 gene encoding calpain-type cysteine protease DEK1 has translation MDGDDKDVMLACIISGTLFAVLGVASFSILWAVNWRPWRIYSWIYARKWPSFLQGPQLGIVCGFLSLCAWLAVISPIVVLITWGCWLILILGRDIIGLAVIMAGTALLLAFYSIMLWWRTQWQSSRAVAALLLLAVALLCAYELCAVYVTAGSTAPQRYSPSGFFFGVSAIALAINMLFICRMVFNGNGLDVDEYVRSAYKFAYSDCIEVGPVACLHEPPDPNDLYPRQSRRVSHLGLLYFCSLLVLLVYSILYGLTAKESNWLGAITSAAVIILDWNMGACLYGFELLQSRVIALFVAGTSRVFLICFGVHYWYLGHCISYAIVGSVLLGAAVTRHLSVTNPLAARRDALQSTVIRLREGFRRKEQISSSSSSEVCRSSSAETGHLGNSAHCMGDPNSWNHVEGVNSERSLDSGRPSLALRSSSCRSVVQEAGVGPSSYMERNSEQPCSLMVCSSSGLESQGCESNESISANQQVLDSNLALAFQEKLNDPRITSLLKRRARAGDIELTNLLQDKGLDPNFAVMLKENGLDPTILALLQRSSLDADRDHRDNNEVMINESSDVNNDLPNQISLSEELRVRGLEKWLRIFRLLFHHVACTPERAWVLFSFVFIVETVIVGQFRPKTVEVIGATHQQFEFGCAVFLLSLVICSIMAFLRSLQAEDMVMTSKPRKYGIIAWLLSTCVGLLLSFLSKSSVLLGLSLTIPLMVACLSVAIPIWIRNGYRFWVSRDDYGGQVGNYRSFWMKEGVVLSICISIFVGSVLSLGAIVSAKPLEDLGYKGWAGGQNSIKSPYASSVYLGWAMASVIALLVTGLLPIASWFATYRFSPSSAICVAIFSVVLVAFCGASYLEVVNSRKDSVPEKADFLAALLPLVCIPALLSLCSGLLKWKDDNWRLSRGVYVFVIIGLLLLLSAISAVIVIIDPWTIGASFLLLLLLIVLAIGIIHFWASNNFYLTRMQMVFVSFLAFLLALAALVVGWRQGRFFVGASVGYFSFLFLLAGRALTVLLSPPIVVYSPRVLPVYVYDAHADCGKNVSVAFIVLYGIALAIEGWGVVASLVIYPPFAGAAVSAITLVVSFGFAVSRPCLTLEMMEDAVHFLSKDTVIQAISRSATKTRNALSGTYSAPQRSASSAALLVGDPAVTRDRAGNFVLPRADVMKLRDRLKNEELAAGSIIRKIKHGILFQHDSTNDIGYRREMCAHARILALEEAIDTEWVYMWDKFGGYLLLLLGLTAKAERVQDEVRLRLFLDSIGFSDLSAKKIKKWMPEDRRQFEIIQESYLREKEMEEEILMQRREEEGRGKERRKALLEKEERKWKELEATLISSIPNAGSREAAAMSAAVRAVGGDSVLDDSFARERVSSIARRIRSTQLARRALQTGISGAVCVLDDEPVTSGRYCGHLDPTICLTQKVSFSMAVMIQPESGPVCLLGTEFQKQVCWEILVAGSEQGMEAGQVGLRLITKGDKQTTVSKEWNIGAACIADGRWHTVTVTIDADLGEATCYLDGGFDGYQTELPLRVENGIWDNGTEAWVGVRPPTDVDAFGRSDSEGAESKMHIMDLFLWGRCLSEDEVSALPAAMGSTEYNMLDLPEDNWQWTDSPPRVDEWDSDPAEVDLYDRDDVDWDGQYSSGRKRRSEREGVVVDMDSFARRLRKPRIETHEEIIQRMLSVELAVKENLLAKGEAHFTDQEFPPNDRSLFVDPDNPPSKLQVVSKWMKPTEIVTENQLGSSPCLFSGDANPSDVCQGRLGDCWFLSAVAVLTEVSRISEVIITQEYNEEGIYTVRFCIQGEWVPVVVDDWIPCESPGKPAFATSKKGNELWVSLLEKAYAKLHGSYEALEGGLVQDALVDLTGGAGEEIDMRSAQAQIDLASGRLWSQLLRFKQEGFLLGAGSPSGSDVHISSSGIVQGHAYSLLQVREVDGHKLVQIRNPWANEVEWNGPWSDSSPEWTDRMKHKLKHIPRAKDGIFWMSWQDFQIHFRSIYVCRVYPPEMRYSVHGQWRGYSAGGCQDYDTWHQNPQFRIRATGSDASCPIHVFITLTQGVSFSRTTPGFRNYQSSHDSMMFYIGMRIIKTRGRRAAYNIYLHESVGGTDYVNSREISCEMVLDPDPKGYTIVPTTIHPGEEAPFVLSVFTKASITLEAL, from the exons ATGGATGGGGATGATAAGGATGTAATGTTGGCGTGCATAATTTCAGGAACCCTTTTCGCTGTTTTGGGGGTGGCTTCTTTTTCGATACTTTGGGCAGTTAATTGGCGGCCGTGGCGGATATATAG TTGGATATATGCTAGAAAATGGCCAAGTTTCTTACAAGGGCCTCAGTTGGGAATAGTATGTGGTTTTCTTTCACTATGTGCATGGCTGGCTGTAATTTCACCTATTGTAGTTTTAATCACATGGGGatgttggttgattttaattcttGGTCGAGATATCATCGGGTTGGCAGTCATAATGGCTGGAACAGCTCTTCTTTTGGCGTTTTATTCGATCATGCTTTGGTGGAGAACACAATGGCAAAGCTCGA GGGCTGTTGCTGCTCTTTTACTTCTAGCTGTTGCACTGCTATGTGCGTACGAACTGTGTGCAGTTTATGTCACAGCTGGTTCTACTGCTCCACAGCGGTACTCACCTTCAGGATTCTTCTTTGGAGTGTCGGCAATTGCTTTAGCAATCAATATGCTCTTCATTTGCAGAATGGTCTTTAATG GCAACGGTTTGGATGTTGATGAATATGTCCGAAGTGCATACAAATTTGCTTATTCCGACTGTATTGAAGTTGGTCCAGTTGCATGTTTACACGAACCACCAGATCCGAATGACTTATACCCTAGACAGTCTAGAAG GGTGTCACACCTTGGGCTTCTTTACTTCTGCTCACTTCTTGTACTTCTAGTATATTCTATATTGTATGGTTTAACTGCTAAGGAGTCCAATTGGCTTGGGGCTATTACATCAGCTGCTGTTATAATCCttg ACTGGAACATGGGCGCCTGTTTATACGGGTTCGAGCTTCTTCAAAGTCGTGTTATAGCCCTCTTTGTTGCTGGCACATCTCGTGTATTCTTGATCTGCTTTGGTGTTCATTACTG GTATCTTGGCCACTGTATCAGTTATGCAATTGTAGGGTCTGTTTTACTCGGTGCAGCTGTGACACGTCACTTATCTGTTACTAACCCACTGGCTGCAAGACGAGATGCCTTGCAAAGTACGGTGATTCGTTTACGAGAGGGTTTCCGTAGAAAAGAACAGATCAGTTCGTCTAGCTCATCAGAGGTTTGCCGTAGTAGTAGTGCCGAAACAGGACACCTTGGTAATAGTGCACATTGCATGGGTGACCCGAACAGTTGGAATCATGTGGAGGGAGTCAACAGTGAGAGAAGCTTAGATAGCGGAAGACCTAGTTTAGCCTTGCGTAGTAGCTCTTGCCGATCGGTTGTTCAAGAGGCTGGAGTTGGCCCGTCATCATACATGGAAAGAAATAGTGAACAGCCTTGCTCGTTGATGGTTTGTTCTAGTAGCGGGCTTGAAAGCCAAGGGTGCGAGTCTAACGAATCGATCTCGGCTAATCAACAAGTCTTGGATTCGAATTTAGCTTTGGCGTTTCAAGAAAAGTTGAATGACCCGAGGATCACATCTCTATTGAAGAGGAGAGCCAGGGCTGGAGATATTGAGTTGACTAATTTATTGCAAGATAAAGGTTTAGACCCAAATTTTGCTGTTATGCTGAAGGAAAACGGGTTGGATCCAACGATTCTTGCACTGTTGCAGAGGAGTAGTTTAGATGCAGATAGAGATCATCGTGACAATAACGAGGTTATGATTAATGAGTCGAGTGATGTCAACAATGATTTGCCTAATCAAATATCGTTGTCTGAGGAACTTAGGGTTCGTGGACTGGAAAAATGGCTTAGAATATTCAGACTTCTTTTTCATCATGTTGCTTGTACCCCTGAGCGGGCGTGGGTCCTATTCAGTTTTGTCTTTATTGTCGAAACCGTAATTGTGGGCCAATTTCGACCGAAAACTGTTGAAGTCATCGGTGCAACACACCAACAG TTTGAATTTGGTTGTGCTGTGTTTCTATTATCCCTCGTTATTTGTTCCATTATGGCTTTTCTTCGCTCACTACAAGCTGAAGACATGGTTATGACGTCAAAACCCAGAAAG TATGGTATTATTGCATGGCTACTGAGCACTTGTGTCGGCCTTCTGCTGTCTTTCTTGAG CAAGTCATCTGTTCTCCTCGGTTTGTCTTTGACCATTCCACTCATGGTTGCATGCCTTTCTGTCGCTATTCCTATATGGATCCGTAATGGATATCGGTTTTGGGTATCAAGAGATGACTATGGAGGTCAAGTAGGAAATTATCGTTCTTTCTGGATGAAAGAG GGTGTTGTTCTATCGATCTGCATATCAATATTTGTTGGATCAGTGTTATCTCTCGGTGCAATAGTCTCTGCAAAACCATTGGAGGATCTAGGCTACAAGGGTTGGGCAGGTGGTCAGAACAGTATAAAATCACCATATGCATCATCAGTTTACCTTGGGTGGGCCATGGCATCTGTGATTGCTTTGTTAGTTACCGGCCTGTTACCAATTGCATCATGGTTTGCCACATACCGTTTCTCTCCGTCTTCAGCTATATGTGTTGCTATATTTTCAG TTGTCCTTGTTGCATTTTGTGGTGCATCGTATCTGGAGGTTGTGAATTCTAGAAAAGACAGTGTTCCAGAGAAGGCCGATTTTCTAGCTGCATTACTTCCATTGGTGTGCATTCCGGCTTTACTGTCTCTTTGTTCTGGTTTGCTTAAATG GAAGGATGACAACTGGAGACTTTCGCGAGGTGTTTATGTGTTTGTAATAATTGGTCTTCTTCTGCTTCTTAGTGCAATATCAGCAGTTATAGTCATAATCGATCCATGGACG ATAGGGGCATCTTTTCTCCTACTTCTTCTCCTGATTGTTTTAGCCATCGGTATTATCCATTTCTGGGCTTCAAATAACTTCTACTTAACCAGAATGCAAATGGTCTTCGTTTCTTTTCTCGCATTTCTATTGGCCCTGGCTGCACTTGTTGTTGGTTGGCGTCAAG GCAGATTTTTTGTTGGAGCCTCTGTTGGgtacttttcatttttgtttcttCTGGCTGGCAGGGCATTAACT GTTCTTCTCTCACCTCCTATTGTTGTATATTCTCCACGAGTGCTGcctgtatatgtatatgatgcTCATGCAGATTGTGGGAAAAACGTCAG TGTTGCTTTCATTGTCCTTTACGGGATTGCGCTGGCAATCGAAGGATGGGGTGTTGTTGCAAGCTTAGTAATATATCCACCGTTTGCTGGAGCAGCTGTGTCAGCAATTACACTTGTTGTATCATTTGGTTTTGCTGTTTCTCGACCATGTTTGACTCTCGAG ATGATGGAGGATGCTGTACACTTTCTCAGTAAGGACACTGTCATCCAAGCAATCTCTCGATCTGCTACCAAG ACCAGAAATGCACTGTCAGGAACTTATTCAGCTCCACAGAGGTCTGCTAGTTCGGCGGCTCTTTTAGTTGGGGACCCTGCTGTCACACGTGACAGGGCAGGAAATTTTGTGCTCCCAAGAGCGGATGTCATGAAATTAAGAGATCGTTTGAAAAACGAAGAACTAGCTGCAGGATCCATTATCCGCAAGATAAAGCACGGGATATTGTTTCAACATGATTCAACCAATGATATAGGTTATAGAAGAGAAATGTGTGCACATGCACGGATATTAGCCTTAGAAGAAGCAATTGATACTGAATGGGTATACATGTGGGATAAATTTGGTGGTTATTTGCTTCTTTTGCTCGGTTTGACCGCCAAGGCTGAACGTGTGCAG GATGAGGTTCGTCTAAGACTCTTTCTTGATAGTATCGGGTTTTCAGATTTAAGTGCTAAAAAGATCAAGAAATGGATGCCAGAAGACCGTAGGCAGTTTGAAATTATACAAGAGAG TTATCtaagagagaaagagatggaAGAAGAAATCTTGATGCAGAGGCGTGAAGAGGAAGGCAGGGGTAAAGAGAGGAGAAAAGCGCTTCTAGAAAAGGAAGAACGGAAATGGAAGGAGTTAGAAGCTACCCTTATATCATCTATTCCAAATGCTGGAAGCAGGGAGGCAGCCGCAATGTCCGCTGCAGTGCGAGCAGTAGGCGGTGATTCAGTTCTTGATGATTCTTTTGCACGTGAGCGAGTTTCAAGCATTGCACGCAGAATTCGTTCCACTCAGTTAGCTCGTCGAGCCCTCCAG ACGGGAATTTCCGGTGCTGTGTGTGTTCTTGACGATGAACCAGTAACGAGTGGTAGATACTGTGGCCATCTGGATCCCACTATATGTCTTACCCAAAAGGTCAGTTTTTCAATGGCGGTTATGATCCAACCCGAGTCTGGTCCTGTTTGTCTCTTGGGTACCGAATTTCAGAAACAAGTGTGTTGGGAAATTCTTGTTGCTGGATCTGAGCAAGGAATGGAGGCAGGCCAAGTCGGACTTAGACTGATAACTAAAGGTGACAAGCAGACCACTGTTTCAAAGGAGTGGAATATTGGTGCAGCATGTATTGCGGATGGAAG GTGGCATACTGTTACGGTGACGATTGATGCTGATTTAGGAGAAGCAACTTGCTATTTGGATGGTGGTTTTGATGGGTACCAAACAGAGTTACCATTGCGTGTGGAAAATGGAATTTGGGATAATGGAACAGAAGCGTGGGTCGGTGTTAGACCACCGACAGATGTGGATGCATTTGGAAGGTCCGATAGTGAAGGAGCTGAATCCAAAATGCACATAATGGATCTTTTCCTTTGGGGAAGATGCCTATCAGAAGACGAAGTTTCCGCTCTACCTGCCGCGATGGGTTCCACTGAGTACAATATGCTTGATCTTCCTGAAGACAATTGGCAATGGACagattctccccctcgg GTTGATGAGTGGGATAGTGATCCAGCTGAAGTGGATTTATACGACCGAGACGATGTAGATTGGGACGGTCAGTATTCTAGTGGGAGGAAAAGAAGATCGGAACGTGAGGGGGTGGTTGTTGATATGGATTCTTTTGCAAGAAGGTTGAGAAAACCAAGAATAGAAACTCATGAAGAAATCATTCAGCGCATGCTATCGGTTGAACTCGCTGTGAAGGAAAACCTTTTGGCTAAAGGAGAAGCACACTTCACAGATCAAGAGTTCCCTCCAAATGATCGCTCGTTGTTTGTTGACCCAGATAACCCCCCTTCTAAATTGCAGGTTGTATCTAAATGGATGAAACCAACAGAAATAGTGACAGAAAATCAGTTGGGCTCTTCTCCGTGCTTGTTTTCTGGTGATGCAAATCCTTCTGATGTTTGTCAG GGCCGGTTGGGTGACTGCTGGTTTTTGAGTGCTGTTGCTGTCCTGACAGAGGTTTCACGAATATCAGAAGTTATAATTACACAAGAATATAACGAGGAAGGAATATACACCGTCCGTTTCTGTATTCAG GGTGAATGGGTTCCTGTTGTTGTTGACGACTGGATACCTTGCGAGTCGCCGGGAAAACCTGCTTTTGCTACAAGTAAAAAGGGAAACGAACTATGGGTTTCATTATTAGAAAAAGCCTATGCTAAGCTCCACGGTTCCTACGAGGCACTAGAAGGGGGGCTAGTCCAAGATGCACTTGTTGACCTTACAGGTGGTGCGGGTGAGGAGATTGATATGAGAAGTGCCCAAGCCCAAATTGATCTTGCTAGCGGGAGATTATGGTCTCAGTTATTACGGTTTAAACAAGAAGGATTCTTACTTGGTGCTGGAAGCCCATCTGGTTCAGATGTGCATATATCTTCAAGTGGAATCGTTCAAGGTCATGCTTACTCATTGTTACAAGTACGAGAAGTGGATGGACATAAACTCGTTCAAATTCGAAACCCGTGGGCTAATGAGGTGGAATGGAACGGGCCATGGTCTGATTCATCACCGGAATGGACGGACAGGATGAAGCATAAACTTAAGCACATCCCTCGG GCAAAAGATGGTATATTTTGGATGTCGTGGCAAGATTTCCAGATTCACTTTCGTTCAATATATGTGTGTCGTGTGTATCCCCCCGAGATGCGATACTCTGTCCATGGCCAATGGCGAGGTTACAGTGCTGGTGGCTGTCAGGATTATGACACATGGCATCAGAATCCACAATTCAGAATACGAGCCACAGGCTCAGATGCTTCGTGTCCTATACATGTGTTTATAACATTGACTCAG GGAGTGAGTTTCTCAAGAACAACACCCGGGTTCAGAAATTATCAATCTAGCCATGACTCGATGATGTTCTACATTGGGATGAGGATCATTAAAACTCGGGGACGCCGTGCTGCTTACAATATATATCTACATGAATCGGTTGGTGGGACAGACTATGTAAATTCTCGAGAAATATCGTGTGAGATGGTATTAGACCCTGACCCAAAAGGTTACACAATAGTACCAACAACGATACACCCAGGAGAAGAAGCACCCTTTGTTCTTTCTGTATTCACTAAAGCATCGATCACCCTAGAAGCTCTATAG